A section of the [Limnothrix rosea] IAM M-220 genome encodes:
- the topA gene encoding type I DNA topoisomerase, translating into MSTLVIVESPTKARTIRNYLPSEYNVTASMGHIRDLPSSADEVPKDQKGKPWSQLGVNVDENFAPLYIVPKKKKKVVTELKQALKEADELILATDEDREGESISWHLLEVLKPKVPIKRMVFHEITQEAIQKALTNCREIDVNLVHAQETRRILDRLVGYTLSPLLWRKIAKGLSAGRVQSVSVRLIVQRERERQAFQSGQYWDLKAQLQQKRSKFEAKLITLGGKKIAIGSDFDPDTGKLKKGKRVVLLSQGEAIALKERIREQEWVVSKTEEKPSIRRPSPPFTTSTLQQEANRKLGISARDTMRTAQKLYEEGYITYMRTDSVHLSDQAVTAARSCVEEKYGADYLSPKVRRYKTSSKGAQEAHEAIRPAGSSFRTPQETGLSGRELKLYDLIWKRTVACQMADARLTQLSVTLKVDDAEFRSSGKRIDFPGYFRAYVEGSDDPDAALENQEVVLPDLKEGDKPTCKQLDEIEHNTKPPARYTEASLVKALEGKGIGRPSTYATIIGTIVDRGYVQIRDKALTPTFTAFAVTALLEEHFPNLVDTDFTSHMEQTLDEIATGKAQWLPYLKNFYLGDDGLGTQVKVQEENIDPSVAKAIAIENLPVKVKIGRFGPYIEAEQGDEKITASLPADLTPADLDPAQIETILKQKTEGPEQLGEHPETGDPIYLLVGSYGPYVQLGQVTEEKKKPKRASLPKNVKPEDLTFEMAVQLLALPRLLGEHPESGKPVKVGLGRFGPYVVHDQGKEGKDYRSLKKEDDLFTISFERAMELLAQPKRSRGRGKTKTPLKELGKHPADNEPVNVYEGPYGIYVNHLKVNAGLPEGETVEMITLEKALELIDEKAASKGTKKKTTRKKTTTKKKTTTAKKKTTAKKTAATKKAAASDE; encoded by the coding sequence ATGTCCACCCTTGTCATCGTCGAATCACCGACCAAAGCCCGTACTATCCGGAATTATTTACCTAGCGAATACAATGTCACCGCCTCCATGGGACATATTCGTGACTTACCGTCCTCTGCTGACGAAGTTCCTAAAGACCAGAAGGGTAAACCTTGGTCACAGCTTGGGGTAAATGTGGACGAAAACTTCGCGCCACTCTACATTGTGCCGAAAAAAAAGAAAAAGGTTGTTACCGAATTAAAACAAGCCCTGAAAGAAGCTGACGAGCTGATTCTGGCGACTGATGAAGACCGCGAAGGGGAAAGTATTAGCTGGCATTTACTGGAAGTCTTAAAGCCAAAAGTACCCATTAAGCGCATGGTTTTCCATGAGATTACCCAAGAAGCCATTCAAAAAGCCCTCACGAATTGTCGCGAAATTGATGTAAATCTTGTCCATGCTCAGGAAACTCGCCGGATTCTCGACCGTTTGGTCGGTTATACCCTGTCTCCTTTGCTGTGGCGGAAAATTGCGAAGGGTTTATCCGCAGGGCGGGTACAATCAGTCTCTGTCCGTTTAATAGTGCAACGGGAACGGGAGCGACAAGCTTTCCAGTCGGGTCAATATTGGGATCTCAAAGCTCAACTACAGCAGAAGCGCTCTAAATTTGAAGCCAAACTGATCACCCTTGGTGGTAAAAAAATTGCCATTGGTAGTGACTTTGATCCTGATACTGGAAAATTAAAGAAGGGTAAGAGAGTTGTGCTTCTCTCCCAAGGGGAGGCGATCGCCCTAAAAGAGCGCATTAGAGAGCAGGAGTGGGTTGTCAGCAAAACCGAAGAAAAACCCAGTATCCGTCGCCCATCACCACCATTTACGACTTCCACCTTGCAACAGGAAGCCAACCGTAAGCTGGGGATTTCAGCGCGGGATACCATGCGTACTGCCCAAAAGCTCTACGAAGAGGGTTATATCACCTACATGCGTACTGACTCGGTACATTTATCTGACCAAGCCGTAACAGCCGCACGCAGTTGTGTCGAAGAAAAATATGGTGCTGACTATCTCAGCCCGAAAGTACGCCGGTATAAAACCAGTAGTAAAGGCGCACAGGAAGCCCACGAAGCCATTCGCCCCGCTGGTAGCAGTTTCCGTACACCCCAAGAAACGGGTTTAAGTGGTCGCGAACTGAAGCTCTACGACTTGATTTGGAAGCGGACTGTGGCTTGCCAGATGGCTGATGCTCGTTTAACGCAGCTTTCGGTGACGCTCAAGGTTGATGATGCTGAGTTTCGTTCTTCGGGTAAACGTATCGATTTTCCCGGCTATTTCCGTGCTTATGTGGAAGGGTCTGATGATCCTGATGCGGCATTAGAAAACCAAGAGGTTGTATTGCCAGATCTCAAAGAAGGGGATAAACCGACCTGCAAGCAGCTAGACGAGATTGAGCACAACACCAAGCCCCCCGCTCGTTATACCGAAGCAAGTTTGGTGAAAGCCCTTGAGGGTAAAGGCATTGGCCGTCCCAGTACCTATGCGACAATTATCGGCACTATTGTTGACCGTGGCTATGTGCAAATTCGTGATAAGGCTCTCACACCCACCTTTACGGCCTTTGCGGTAACGGCATTGCTAGAAGAGCATTTTCCTAATCTTGTGGATACGGATTTCACGTCCCACATGGAGCAAACCCTTGATGAGATTGCTACGGGGAAAGCCCAATGGTTGCCCTACCTAAAGAATTTCTATCTTGGTGATGATGGTCTTGGCACTCAGGTAAAAGTTCAAGAGGAAAATATTGATCCGTCTGTCGCTAAGGCGATCGCCATCGAAAATTTACCCGTAAAAGTGAAAATTGGTCGTTTTGGCCCCTACATTGAGGCCGAGCAGGGGGATGAAAAAATCACGGCTTCTTTGCCTGCTGATCTCACCCCCGCAGATCTGGATCCGGCTCAGATAGAAACGATCCTTAAACAAAAAACCGAAGGCCCCGAACAGCTCGGTGAGCACCCAGAAACCGGCGATCCCATTTATTTGCTGGTGGGTAGTTATGGTCCCTACGTCCAGCTCGGTCAGGTTACCGAAGAGAAGAAAAAACCAAAGCGGGCTTCTCTTCCGAAAAATGTCAAACCTGAAGATCTCACCTTTGAGATGGCGGTACAGCTTTTGGCGTTGCCGAGATTGTTGGGAGAACATCCCGAATCCGGTAAACCTGTCAAGGTTGGCTTAGGTCGTTTTGGCCCTTATGTAGTTCACGATCAGGGCAAAGAAGGTAAGGATTATCGTTCTCTGAAAAAAGAGGATGATCTCTTCACCATCAGCTTTGAGCGGGCAATGGAATTGTTGGCGCAACCTAAACGGAGTCGTGGTCGTGGCAAAACTAAAACGCCCCTTAAGGAACTCGGTAAGCATCCTGCTGATAATGAACCGGTGAATGTTTATGAAGGTCCCTATGGTATTTATGTCAATCATTTAAAGGTGAATGCGGGCTTGCCAGAGGGGGAAACTGTGGAAATGATTACTTTAGAAAAAGCGTTGGAGTTGATCGACGAAAAGGCGGCTTCTAAGGGCACAAAAAAGAAAACGACAAGGAAAAAAACGACAACTAAAAAGAAAACGACGACAGCAAAGAAAAAGACTACGGCCAAAAAGACTGCTGCGACAAAGAAAGCTGCTGCTAGCGATGAATAG
- a CDS encoding ArnT family glycosyltransferase: MRLDLKGWSDRRIIFLLAIAALCLFCFNLGNVPLRDWDEGTRAVVAREIFRTGNWLHPTIFGESYFNKPPLMDWLVALLYKVAGVNEWTSRLPGAIATALGVPLLFCLGREIFAHRRAAVGSALVYLTLLPVVRHGRLLMLDGMVMTALILAFWCLLKSSRKKNWGLGFGIGLGIIALTKGLLMLPLGAIALIFVLWDRRWSVFQNRYIWLGLAVGLLPTTVWYGAQIQEYGDQFIQAHFLNQGFERIGSAVERHQHPPWFFLLELLKYSAPWLLFSIQSYIFAWQNQGFVSNKLILSGSLFYFGLISVMGTKLPWYIMPFYPFFALAIGQYLTVYFKFKNSKFSLYLLFYFLAIAAYGGTLYFIVTDPQISLILLAIVVGTMFLWAGRYWQQRNVKFQTVLIIGMYGTLMLLFSSQSWLWEINETFAAKPVGELIRNNTPENVAVFTTFGYRRPSLDFYGDRPILPKAFKNLKPNQYWLMEQEIFGSPGLTMQRW; this comes from the coding sequence GTGCGCTTAGACCTTAAGGGTTGGAGCGATCGCCGCATTATTTTTTTGTTGGCGATCGCCGCCTTGTGTCTATTTTGTTTCAATCTCGGTAATGTCCCCCTGAGAGATTGGGATGAAGGGACAAGGGCTGTAGTGGCGCGGGAAATTTTTCGCACAGGAAATTGGCTCCACCCCACAATCTTTGGCGAATCCTATTTCAATAAGCCACCGCTGATGGATTGGTTGGTGGCTTTGCTGTACAAAGTTGCTGGAGTGAATGAGTGGACTAGCCGTCTACCGGGGGCGATCGCCACAGCTTTGGGAGTGCCATTGCTCTTTTGTCTGGGACGGGAAATATTTGCACATCGCAGGGCTGCCGTTGGTAGCGCGTTAGTTTACCTGACCTTATTACCCGTCGTGCGCCATGGTCGGTTGCTCATGCTCGATGGCATGGTGATGACGGCTCTCATTTTGGCGTTCTGGTGTTTACTCAAATCGAGTCGCAAAAAAAATTGGGGCTTAGGATTTGGCATCGGCTTAGGCATTATCGCCCTCACTAAAGGTTTATTAATGCTGCCCTTGGGGGCGATCGCCTTGATTTTTGTACTGTGGGATCGACGTTGGTCAGTATTCCAAAACCGTTACATTTGGCTGGGTTTGGCGGTCGGGTTATTGCCAACCACCGTTTGGTACGGCGCGCAGATTCAAGAATATGGCGATCAGTTTATTCAAGCTCATTTTTTAAACCAAGGCTTCGAAAGAATTGGTAGTGCTGTCGAACGTCATCAACATCCACCGTGGTTTTTTCTTTTAGAACTGCTTAAATATTCTGCTCCTTGGTTACTTTTTTCGATTCAAAGTTATATTTTTGCATGGCAAAATCAAGGCTTTGTGAGTAATAAATTAATTTTGTCAGGCAGTCTTTTTTATTTTGGTTTAATTTCGGTAATGGGCACAAAATTACCTTGGTACATCATGCCGTTTTATCCATTTTTCGCCCTCGCTATAGGTCAATATTTAACTGTTTATTTTAAATTTAAAAACTCAAAATTTTCACTATATTTGCTATTTTACTTTTTGGCGATCGCTGCCTATGGAGGGACGCTTTATTTTATTGTTACTGACCCACAAATTTCGTTAATCCTGCTCGCTATAGTCGTGGGAACAATGTTTTTATGGGCAGGTCGGTACTGGCAACAGAGAAACGTAAAATTCCAGACGGTGCTAATAATTGGCATGTATGGCACTTTAATGTTGTTATTTAGCTCCCAGTCATGGCTCTGGGAAATCAATGAAACCTTTGCTGCAAAACCTGTAGGAGAACTTATTCGTAACAACACACCAGAAAATGTGGCTGTGTTTACAACCTTTGGTTACCGTCGCCCTAGCTTGGATTTTTACGGCGATCGCCCCATTTTACCGAAGGCTTTCAAGAACCTAAAACCAAATCAGTATTGGCTCATGGAACAAGAAATATTCGGCTCTCCGGGATTGACTATGCAGCGTTGGTAG